A genomic window from Nicotiana sylvestris chromosome 11, ASM39365v2, whole genome shotgun sequence includes:
- the LOC138881023 gene encoding uncharacterized protein, with protein MKATVTDLVELACYRLRDVVVNWYKSWELSRGENAHPAIWQEFTEAFLRHYLPPELRRAKFYRFLTLQQGNMSVREYNLQFDLLARYAPTIVSKMEDRVHRFVTGLEPHLLNDCMSVSLHPDMDISRIQAYAQGVEEHK; from the coding sequence atgaaggccactgtgaCTGATTTAGTTGAGCTAGCTtgctatagactccgagatgttgtagttaattggtacaagtcttgggaattgtctagAGGTGAGAATGCCCATCCAGCgatatggcaggagtttacagaagcttttcttcgtcattatctgccaccagagcttaggcgagCCAAATTttataggttcttgacccttcagcagggaaacatgagtgttcgggagtacaatcTTCAGTTTGATttgttggctaggtatgctcctacTATTGTATCTAaaatggaggatcgggttcaccggttcgtgacgggattagagcctcacttgcttaatgaTTGTATGTCAGTTTCACTTcatccagacatggatatttctcgtattcaggcatatgCTCAAGGTGTAGAGGAGCATAAATAG